The window AGTACAAACACTACCGAATCGATTACTTGTTAAACGGCGCGTTCAAGTCCTTCTATATCAGTGCAGAGCACATGGATAACACTGAGGCTTGGCATCATGCGAGCGTTGACGCCGGAATTGCGCGGATTCCCAAATATCGTCTGGAGAAAGTCCCGCGTGTGTCCAAACCCTACGCCGAGCATTTCGGGATCACCAACGTCGAGTGGATACAGAGTTGATGGACACCTGCCGGCCCGCTGAGCAAAGCGGGCCGGCATTTGCGCCTCAGGTTAACGATGCGCGATGTTCTCCAGCGCCAGGTTGCGCGTACGCGGTCCGAAGCGGCCAATGGTAATCATCACAATCAGCATGCTGCTGACGATAAACGCCAGAACGCCCGGCGTGCCGAAATGCTCCAGAAAGAAGCCAATCAACAGACTGCTGAACACCGTTGACAGACGGCTGAACGAATAGCAGAACCCCACCGCCCGCGCGCGAATGTTGGTCGGGAACAGCTCGCCCTGATAAGAGTGGTAGCTGAAACTCAACCAGGCATTACAGAACGTGATCATCACCCCGCAAAATACCAGGCCCACGGCCGACGTCTGAAAGGCGAACAGCGTGCCGAAAATCATCGAGCCCAATGCCGAGCCCACGATCTGCCACTTGTTCTCGAAGCGGTTGGCGAACTTGACGAATAACAGCGGCCCCAGCGGGTAGGCAAGGGTGATGATGAAGGCGTAACCCAGGCTGTGGGTCACGCTCACGCCCTGGCCGGAAAGCAGCGCGGGCAGCCAGTTGCCAAAGCCGAAGAAGCCGATGGCCTGGAAGATGTGAAACACGATCAGCATCAAGGCCCGGCGGCGATAGGGTGGCTGCCAGATGTCCGCGAAGCGACCTTTGCCGGACACCGCGACCACTTCCGGTTCCGGGGTGTCCAGCGCCTTGCCGTGATCACGCTCGCATCGGGCCTCGATGTCATCCATGATCCGTTCGGCTTCATCGAAGCGCCCATGCTGCGCCAG of the Paucimonas lemoignei genome contains:
- the ydjE gene encoding general substrate transporter, yielding MSSSSTTHLSEHGIDPVRAAQISARIDRLPAVATVWKLVALLSIGGFFELYDLFQTAYISPGLLRDGIFATGAQGVFGFSDQAAFASATFLGLFLGASLLSPIADRFGRRAIFTFALIWYTVATVLMGIQSDALGIICMRFLVGIGLGIELVTIDAYLAELVPKRMRSSAFAFAFFIQFLSVPAVALMSWWLVPQAPFGYSGWRWVVLASAVFALFIWWLRSRLPESPRWLAQHGRFDEAERIMDDIEARCERDHGKALDTPEPEVVAVSGKGRFADIWQPPYRRRALMLIVFHIFQAIGFFGFGNWLPALLSGQGVSVTHSLGYAFIITLAYPLGPLLFVKFANRFENKWQIVGSALGSMIFGTLFAFQTSAVGLVFCGVMITFCNAWLSFSYHSYQGELFPTNIRARAVGFCYSFSRLSTVFSSLLIGFFLEHFGTPGVLAFIVSSMLIVMITIGRFGPRTRNLALENIAHR